One Peromyscus leucopus breed LL Stock chromosome 14, UCI_PerLeu_2.1, whole genome shotgun sequence genomic window carries:
- the Samd15 gene encoding LOW QUALITY PROTEIN: sterile alpha motif domain-containing protein 15 (The sequence of the model RefSeq protein was modified relative to this genomic sequence to represent the inferred CDS: deleted 2 bases in 1 codon): protein MAEVPEDYDSGPDESQKLQPERTKSHEVHNAKSDTAPGVTPELLPETDQEPGEVKTKEDDFEERKPGSTENVPLEPDWTPEEEIPKETNMDLPSQAEPDTQVLKLETSWGAGEDLEVPVGEKHEEPDLQPPEVSVDVLTELPAETDTQLPAETKVPEAASSELSEDTGQQNVPEQLLREEDKERGPGQNTADFPSEKPRKSVEEEDLPPPKITKSETTEQIQEKSEPPEVTKPEFPDQTLRPSTEEADIRAPEESPIKSTEQIGTEEPEQVEPKSPEEKPRQSVEEKVLPEPLEELTLGLSETPVDEASLELPEKATPEVPKKTRRVSVEEKIPELLEELRLELSETPADEATSEEVKPDVQGETQEKSIEEKVLEPSEEKEPTGQKEKPRKSSVKSQSKRTSVELRKEKGPVLQEQTEAQSPKEKLIKSTEEAGQVPPQKTKPQVQEKSQPEPSKLKYPVGKDELIFSEYHKKMSEKESNKAKNEYMIGSPRESVESAGTDDESHERLKELQADTSEPFPTIPAPESRMELRDSASEKKVEFSQGLEKMGLKEPKINKNISLKFEHLKWSPERVAEWISELGFPQYKECFTANFINGQKLIHVNCCNLPQMGITDFEDMKTISRHTRELLGIEEPLFSRSISLPYRDNIGLFLEQKGHSGVKSDSLTFSEFVEASGLQEYGPEIEAMANPEEQCPEENEVLLQDNGTGEA from the exons ATGGCTGAAGTCCCAGAGGATTACGATTCTGGCCCAGATGAAAGTCAGAAGCTGCAGCCTGAAAGAACTAAATCTCATGAAGTACATAATGCTAAATCAGACACCGCGCCAGGGGTAACCCCTGAGCTGCTCCCGGAGACAGACCAAGAGCCAGGGGAAGTAAAGACTAAGGAAGATGACTTTGAagagaggaagccaggcagtACAGAAAACGTACCGCTAGAGCCAGACTGGACGCCCGAAGAAGAAATTCCCAAGGAGACCAACATGGACCTACCTAGCCAAGCTGAACCA GACACTCAAGTGTTGAAGTTAGAGACATCGTGGGGAGCAGGAGAGGATTTGGAGGTTCCCGTGGGTGAAAAACACGAGGAGCCAGACCTACAACCACCAGAGGTTTCAGTAGATGTGCTCACAGAACTGCCTGCAGAAACAGATACACAGCTACCAGCAGAAACCAAGGTTCCAGAGGCAGCAAGCAGCGAGTTATCAGAAGACACTGGGCAGCAGAACGTTCCAGAGCAGTTGCTTAGggaggaagacaaagaaagaggTCCCGGGCAGAACACAGCAGACTTTCCAagtgaaaaaccaagaaaatcgGTTGAAGAGGAAGACCTTCCTCCACCAAAGATCACCAAGTCAGAGACTACAGAGCAGATACAAGAAAAGTCAGAGCCACCTGAGGTGACCAAACCAGAGTTTCCAGACCAGACGCTAAGACCATCTACTGAGGAAGCAGATATTCGGGCTCCAGAAGAGAGTCCAATAAAGTCCACAGAGCAGATAGGCACAGAGGAACCTGAGCAAGTTGAGCCAAAATCCCCAGAGGAGAAACCAAGACAGTCAGTTGAAGAGAAAGTTCTTCCAGAGCCATTGGAAGAACTCACACTGGGCCTTTCTGAAACTCCAGTTGATGAAGCAAGTTTAGAGCTACCAGAAAAGGCAACGCCGGAAGTTCCAAAAAAAACACGAAGAGTATCTGTTGAGGAAAAGATTCCAGAGCTACTGGAAGAACTCAGACTTGAGCTTTCTGAAACTCCAGCTGATGAAGCAACATCAGAAGAGGTAAAACCGGATGTTCAAGGGGAGACACAAGAGAAGTCAATTGAGGAGAAAGTTCTAGAGCCATCAGAAGAGAAAGAACCAACAGGTCAGAAGGAAAAGCCAAGAAAATCGAGTGTGAAGTCTCAGTCAAAGAGAACATCAGTagagttaagaaaagaaaagggcccAGTACTACAAGAACAGACTGAAGCACAATCCCCAAAGGAGAAACTCATAAAATCAACTGAGGAAGCAGGTCAAGTGCCACCACAGAAGACCAAACCACAAGTTCAAGAGAAGTCACAGCCAGAACCAAGCAAACTTAAGTATCCTGTAGGCAAGGATGAGCTAATATTCTCTGAATATCAcaaaaagatgtcagaaaaagAATCTAACAAGGCTAAAAATGAGTACATGATAGGATCTCCCAGAGAAAGTGTCGAATCAGCTGGTACAGATGATGAATCTCATGAACGCCTCAAAGAACTTCAGGCTGATACCAGCGAACCATTTCCAACCATTCCTGCTCCAGAGTCTCGGATGGAACTGAGAGATTCAGCTAGTGAAAAGAAAGTTGAATTTTCCCAGGGGTTGGAGAAAATGGGACTTAAAGAGCCCAAGATCAACAAAAATATTAGCCTAAAATTTGAACACCTTAAGTGGAGCCCAGAGAGGGTTGCAGAGTGGATTAGTGAGCTAGGCTTCCCTCAATACAAG GAGTGTTTTACTGCCAACTTCATCAATGGTCAGAAACTCATCCACGTCAACTGCTGCAACCTGCCTCAGATGGGGATAACTGATTTTGAAGACATGAAG ACAATATCTCGTCATACTCGAGAGCTTCTAGGAATCGAAGAGCCACTGTTCAGCCGCAGTATCAGCCTTCCCTACAGGGACAATATCGGCTTATTCTTAGAGCAAAAGGGTCACAGTGGAGTGAAGTCTGACTCCCTGaccttttctgaatttgttgaaGCGTCAGGACTGCAGGAGTACGGTCCGGAGATAGAAGCAATGGCGAACCCGGAAGAACAATGCCCAGAAGAAAATGAGGTGTTACTGCAAGATAATGGCACAGGGGAAGCGTGA